In a single window of the Mucilaginibacter defluvii genome:
- a CDS encoding TetR/AcrR family transcriptional regulator: protein MPAKDTGTEELIKSTAKKLFFKEGKLHATTQDIADAAGMNRSAVHYYFRTRDQLIALVFAESMQALSLRLGEVMSSNMPFRKKIKELIDVFTKDMMEYPFQEVFLVTEINTAGQNLVTKIDEGPVSSFLSEIEKEMQLGTIEKTDPKHFLINLFSLLSYPIMMSPIYRQFFAMDEQQFAKLISERRELILRMLFK from the coding sequence ATGCCAGCAAAAGATACAGGAACTGAAGAGCTTATTAAATCGACCGCAAAAAAACTATTTTTTAAAGAAGGAAAATTGCACGCCACCACGCAGGACATCGCTGATGCTGCAGGAATGAACAGGTCGGCTGTACATTATTATTTCAGAACAAGGGATCAGTTGATCGCTTTGGTCTTCGCTGAATCTATGCAAGCCTTGAGCCTGCGATTGGGAGAAGTAATGTCGTCTAACATGCCTTTCAGAAAAAAAATAAAGGAGTTGATCGACGTGTTTACAAAAGATATGATGGAATACCCTTTTCAGGAAGTGTTCTTGGTTACCGAGATTAACACTGCCGGGCAAAACTTGGTAACTAAAATTGATGAAGGCCCGGTATCGTCCTTTCTGAGTGAAATTGAAAAAGAAATGCAGTTGGGGACGATCGAAAAAACAGATCCTAAACATTTCCTGATCAACCTTTTCTCATTACTATCCTACCCAATTATGATGTCGCCCATATACCGGCAATTTTTCGCGATGGATGAACAGCAATTTGCTAAGCTCATCTCCGAGCGCAGGGAACTGATCTTGCGCATGTTGTTCAAATAA
- a CDS encoding ABC-F family ATP-binding cassette domain-containing protein, which yields MSIIVNSVSYSHTDRTQLFRDITFSIDKGDKAALVGNNGVGKSTLLQIVAGIIAPTTGHVSIPARPWYVPQHLGQYDEMTIARALTVDLKLAALKAITEGSVDIQHFNDLNDDWEIEDKLHLAMAEWHLEHLSPSQRLHELSGGEKTKVFLAGITLHDPDIILLDEPSNHLDTGSRDQLYRLISDSRATIVVISHDRALLNLLPLTLELSFSKAEVYGGNFNFYQAQKYLKLNALENDLHEQTKTMKQSQAQAREVAEKRQRMESRGKAEGKSGSLPRIIAGGLRSQAQGSTAKALNAQNEKLNHISDNIRQIRSQIQQYQVLKIDITSSGMHKGKVLVDAKEITYAFDRHPLWDALTFQIRSGDRVHIKGANGAGKTTLLKIVTGMLQPTDGRLERANFNYLYLDQDYTILDPEKSVFEQLQDFDSRQLQEHELRSLLIYAQFDRNAWNKRSGVLSGGEKMKLALCCLSVSDHAPDMLILDEPTNNLDIKSMEVLTAAVKDFEGTLLLISHDAYFVKEIAVDKMIELKKYDKI from the coding sequence ATGAGCATAATTGTCAACTCCGTAAGTTATAGTCATACTGACCGGACACAACTCTTTCGCGACATTACATTTTCCATCGACAAAGGTGATAAAGCTGCATTGGTAGGTAATAATGGCGTTGGTAAGTCTACCTTACTGCAAATTGTAGCAGGTATTATTGCTCCGACAACAGGGCACGTGAGCATTCCGGCCAGACCATGGTATGTGCCGCAGCATTTAGGACAATATGATGAGATGACCATTGCCCGGGCTTTAACAGTCGACTTGAAATTAGCGGCTCTGAAAGCTATAACTGAGGGCAGTGTCGACATTCAACACTTTAATGACCTGAACGATGACTGGGAGATCGAAGATAAATTACACTTAGCTATGGCGGAATGGCATCTTGAGCATTTATCGCCTTCACAAAGACTGCATGAATTAAGCGGCGGTGAAAAGACTAAAGTCTTTTTAGCCGGGATCACGCTCCATGATCCTGATATCATCTTACTTGACGAACCTTCTAACCATTTAGATACAGGCAGCCGCGATCAGTTGTACCGGCTGATCAGTGATAGCCGGGCGACAATTGTGGTAATAAGTCACGACCGTGCTTTGCTTAACTTGTTACCGTTAACGCTTGAGCTAAGTTTTTCTAAGGCAGAGGTTTACGGCGGCAACTTTAATTTCTACCAGGCACAAAAATATCTAAAGTTGAATGCCCTGGAAAATGACCTGCATGAGCAGACCAAAACCATGAAGCAAAGCCAGGCACAAGCAAGAGAAGTTGCAGAAAAACGGCAGCGGATGGAGAGCCGAGGCAAGGCAGAAGGCAAATCCGGATCGCTGCCCCGCATCATTGCGGGTGGACTGAGAAGCCAGGCTCAAGGCAGTACAGCAAAGGCCTTGAACGCGCAAAACGAAAAGCTAAACCATATCAGCGATAACATCAGGCAAATACGCAGTCAAATTCAACAATATCAGGTTCTCAAAATAGATATTACCTCGTCAGGAATGCATAAAGGCAAAGTGTTGGTTGACGCAAAAGAGATCACTTATGCATTTGACAGGCATCCTTTATGGGATGCGCTGACGTTTCAAATACGTTCGGGCGACCGCGTGCACATCAAAGGTGCCAATGGTGCAGGAAAGACAACTTTACTTAAGATCGTTACTGGCATGCTGCAACCAACGGACGGACGACTGGAACGGGCGAATTTTAATTATTTGTACCTCGACCAGGATTACACCATACTCGATCCTGAGAAAAGCGTTTTTGAACAGTTACAGGATTTTGACAGCCGGCAATTGCAGGAGCACGAACTGAGGTCGTTGCTGATATATGCTCAGTTTGATCGTAATGCCTGGAACAAAAGGAGCGGTGTGTTAAGTGGTGGTGAAAAAATGAAGTTGGCATTATGCTGCTTATCCGTATCCGATCATGCGCCTGATATGTTGATCCTGGATGAGCCGACCAATAACCTGGATATTAAAAGCATGGAAGTATTGACAGCCGCGGTTAAGGATTTCGAAGGAACTTTGTTATTGATCTCACACGACGCGTATTTTGTAAAGGAAATTGCCGTAGATAAAATGATAGAACTTAAAAAGTACGATAAAATATAA
- a CDS encoding heme-binding domain-containing protein, with the protein MVSSKTLKRLWPIAGILFVGIVSIQFMQVPVQNDEVTHPINAPEEVTKIFRKACYDCHSNETKLSWYDKVAPVSWLVNHDVKEARSRFNFSTFDTLSVTDQQVRLWEMVNMVLAGKMPLNTYTTLHPGAKLTPHDVEVLKNYVVSISPTKYHDSTQIKSAEEEQNVLGERLTASENIPVAPNGVRFIPDYKNWEVISTTSRFDNHTMRVIYGNKVTVNAIRSGRIKPFPDGAAIVKVVYNIIEERDGKVHPGAFNNIQIMIKDEKRFPESKGWGFGKFNGTGLKPYGETAAFNTACYNCHKIADETGYVFSIPLENKDLK; encoded by the coding sequence ATGGTAAGTTCAAAAACACTTAAGAGGCTTTGGCCGATAGCCGGAATATTATTTGTGGGAATCGTTTCCATACAGTTTATGCAGGTTCCGGTGCAAAATGATGAAGTAACACACCCGATCAATGCACCGGAAGAAGTGACCAAAATTTTCAGGAAAGCCTGCTATGACTGTCATTCCAACGAAACGAAACTAAGCTGGTACGATAAGGTAGCTCCGGTATCATGGCTGGTCAATCATGATGTTAAGGAAGCTCGTTCACGCTTCAACTTTTCCACCTTTGACACGCTTAGCGTAACAGATCAGCAAGTGCGTTTATGGGAAATGGTGAACATGGTACTTGCAGGTAAAATGCCGCTGAACACTTATACCACACTACATCCTGGGGCTAAGCTTACGCCGCACGATGTAGAAGTACTAAAAAATTATGTAGTGAGCATCAGCCCGACAAAATACCATGATAGTACGCAGATCAAAAGCGCTGAAGAAGAGCAAAATGTTTTGGGAGAGAGATTAACTGCTTCTGAAAATATACCGGTAGCGCCCAACGGCGTCCGGTTCATCCCGGATTACAAAAACTGGGAGGTGATCAGTACGACCAGCCGCTTTGATAACCATACTATGCGTGTGATATACGGGAACAAAGTAACCGTTAATGCCATCCGAAGCGGGCGTATCAAACCCTTTCCGGATGGTGCAGCAATTGTTAAAGTAGTTTATAACATCATTGAGGAAAGGGATGGTAAAGTTCATCCGGGAGCATTTAATAACATCCAGATCATGATCAAAGATGAAAAGCGTTTCCCTGAGAGTAAAGGCTGGGGATTTGGTAAATTTAATGGTACCGGTCTTAAACCTTACGGTGAAACTGCGGCATTCAACACTGCATGCTACAATTGCCACAAGATAGCTGATGAAACGGGCTATGTGTTCAGCATTCCATTAGAAAATAAAGATCTTAAATAA
- a CDS encoding sensor histidine kinase, with the protein MKRSPLHISHTTIWVSAVTLGLLSSVPQLASHKFNVAEAAVNAGITAAFAVLMWYFNIYMLSRKKDSKRVQSISYTKLLSSLLFGLVIMFGLAWVQQLILSHINFGPTMLMVEVRGILINLVFYMFLNLLQQNYENQHVSMELDKIKSDNLAAQYELLKQQINPHFLFNSLNTLKAMVETGDKEAVDFILKLSNFYRFTLESRKLDLIHVHEEMEIMNAYLFLQKARFEEGLKFTSALTEGTLKTLIPPFTLQLLIENCIKHNVVSLSRPLHITIYEDGEYIIVENLLQVKKGDVSSTGVGLKNIGLRYSHLLDKNIEITNDEKTFKVKLPLIYEHHNH; encoded by the coding sequence ATGAAAAGATCACCACTACATATATCACATACCACTATCTGGGTCAGCGCTGTTACCCTTGGTTTGCTTTCATCAGTACCGCAACTGGCCTCTCATAAATTTAATGTTGCCGAGGCGGCGGTCAACGCGGGGATTACCGCTGCCTTTGCCGTGTTGATGTGGTATTTCAATATCTACATGCTATCACGAAAAAAAGATAGTAAACGCGTGCAAAGCATATCTTACACCAAATTGCTTAGTTCGTTGCTATTCGGGCTTGTGATAATGTTCGGATTGGCATGGGTCCAGCAACTGATACTTTCTCATATCAATTTCGGCCCCACCATGCTGATGGTTGAGGTACGGGGCATACTCATCAACCTGGTATTTTATATGTTTTTAAATCTTCTGCAGCAGAACTACGAAAACCAGCATGTCAGTATGGAATTAGACAAGATCAAAAGCGATAACCTGGCAGCTCAGTATGAATTGTTGAAACAGCAGATCAACCCGCACTTTCTATTTAACAGCTTGAATACATTAAAGGCCATGGTAGAAACGGGCGACAAAGAAGCGGTTGACTTTATCCTTAAGCTTTCCAACTTCTACCGCTTTACACTGGAAAGCCGCAAGCTCGACCTGATACATGTGCATGAAGAAATGGAAATTATGAATGCCTACCTCTTTCTGCAAAAAGCCCGCTTTGAGGAAGGTTTGAAATTTACCTCAGCGCTTACCGAAGGTACACTGAAGACCCTGATACCACCATTTACACTGCAACTGTTGATAGAAAATTGCATCAAGCACAATGTTGTTTCCTTAAGCCGCCCTTTACACATCACCATTTACGAAGACGGTGAATACATCATTGTAGAAAATTTATTGCAGGTAAAAAAAGGAGATGTGAGTTCAACAGGTGTCGGACTGAAAAATATAGGTTTACGTTACAGCCACCTGCTTGATAAGAATATTGAGATCACAAACGACGAAAAAACTTTTAAGGTAAAACTGCCACTTATTTATGAACATCATAATCATTGA
- a CDS encoding LytTR family DNA-binding domain-containing protein, which translates to MNIIIIEDELRTARSLETIIKDIKPNARITGQYQSVEDSVAALSEAAQPDLIFMDIQLADGLSFEIFKLVRITCPVVFCTAFDEYSLEAFKSNGVDYVLKPFSKDDIEEALRKVDNLKNFFQQKTMPDIESLLQRLSPQSGKTSFLVFKNQKYTTIQTDNIAFFYIRNDSTFLMCFDRQEYALSQSLDNIAASVSSKQFFRVNRQYLVNFKAIKEVEHYFLRKLYVKLVIDTPEKLLINKEKSHSFLSWMEER; encoded by the coding sequence ATGAACATCATAATCATTGAAGACGAACTGCGGACAGCCCGCTCCCTGGAAACCATTATTAAGGATATCAAGCCAAATGCCCGCATCACCGGCCAATATCAAAGCGTGGAAGACTCGGTTGCGGCGCTTTCAGAGGCTGCACAACCCGATCTGATTTTTATGGATATTCAGCTGGCAGACGGTTTGTCTTTCGAAATATTTAAATTAGTAAGGATCACCTGCCCGGTAGTATTCTGTACGGCATTTGATGAGTATTCACTGGAAGCATTTAAAAGTAATGGCGTAGACTATGTTTTAAAGCCTTTTTCTAAGGATGACATTGAAGAAGCCTTGCGAAAGGTGGATAACCTCAAGAACTTTTTTCAACAGAAAACGATGCCTGACATCGAAAGTCTGCTACAGCGCCTTAGTCCGCAAAGCGGCAAAACGAGCTTCCTTGTATTTAAAAATCAGAAGTACACTACTATTCAAACAGACAATATTGCCTTTTTCTATATACGCAATGATTCTACTTTTTTGATGTGTTTTGACAGGCAGGAATATGCGCTGAGCCAGTCGCTTGATAATATTGCCGCTTCGGTTTCATCAAAGCAGTTTTTTCGGGTTAACCGTCAGTATCTGGTCAACTTCAAAGCAATTAAAGAGGTCGAGCATTATTTTCTGCGCAAACTTTATGTAAAACTCGTAATTGATACGCCTGAAAAGCTGCTGATCAATAAAGAAAAATCGCACAGTTTTTTGAGTTGGATGGAGGAGCGGTAA
- a CDS encoding PepSY-associated TM helix domain-containing protein, with protein MLTATKRRSPKEKKSGFRKVSEWLHLWLGLTSGIIVFIVCFTGGIWVWRYEVWRFTEKHWYVQAQQKPYLPPSELLARSRVYFKTQHITNDTLTSIKYWKAGRSVTLNFTLPEQQQAEIYLNPYTGEILKDQREQSAADNFFIFIRAGHRFLWLPRNIGSPVVGSACIIFVITIITGLIWWYPKRWTKKIVKDSFTVKWRAKWKRLNIDIHNVIGFYSVLFVLALTLSGIFFTFEWFQQGTYKVLTWKALDEEHLDPRSDTTATIAKFNHPEDFIWNKLSRKHDGRFGSISINIPDKPSAAYEATVYFGDGTLLYNRAVHFFDQKTLRELPPLGQHDQPYANLSTGEKMFRMNFDIHTGQILGLPTKILAFLACMIGASMPVTGFIIWYNRKWGRKIKKRQV; from the coding sequence ATGCTTACCGCAACAAAAAGAAGATCCCCAAAAGAAAAAAAATCCGGCTTTCGTAAAGTATCCGAATGGCTGCATCTCTGGCTGGGTTTAACATCGGGCATTATTGTATTCATCGTTTGTTTTACAGGTGGCATTTGGGTATGGCGATACGAGGTCTGGCGATTTACTGAAAAGCACTGGTACGTCCAGGCGCAGCAGAAACCATACCTGCCCCCGTCGGAACTATTAGCCCGGTCAAGAGTTTATTTTAAGACCCAACACATCACCAACGATACGCTAACCAGCATCAAATACTGGAAGGCAGGTCGCTCCGTGACACTTAATTTTACCTTGCCGGAACAGCAACAGGCGGAAATATATTTAAATCCATATACAGGTGAAATCTTAAAAGACCAACGCGAGCAGAGTGCGGCTGATAACTTTTTCATATTTATCCGTGCGGGCCACCGGTTTCTATGGCTCCCAAGGAATATTGGAAGCCCGGTCGTGGGTTCCGCTTGTATCATTTTTGTTATTACTATTATAACCGGTTTAATTTGGTGGTATCCCAAAAGGTGGACTAAGAAAATCGTTAAAGACTCGTTTACTGTAAAATGGCGGGCGAAATGGAAACGGCTGAATATAGACATTCACAATGTGATCGGCTTCTATTCCGTGCTGTTTGTTTTGGCCTTAACCTTATCCGGGATATTCTTTACGTTTGAGTGGTTCCAGCAAGGCACTTACAAGGTATTGACGTGGAAGGCCCTGGATGAAGAACATCTGGATCCAAGATCGGATACGACGGCGACCATTGCTAAATTTAACCATCCGGAAGACTTTATATGGAACAAGTTGAGCCGGAAACATGACGGTAGGTTTGGAAGCATATCCATAAACATACCCGATAAACCATCAGCAGCTTATGAAGCGACCGTTTATTTCGGTGATGGAACTTTGCTCTACAACAGGGCTGTTCATTTTTTTGATCAAAAAACGCTCAGGGAATTACCGCCACTTGGACAACATGACCAACCCTATGCTAATTTATCAACAGGTGAAAAAATGTTCCGGATGAATTTTGATATACATACTGGCCAGATCTTAGGGCTGCCTACAAAGATTTTAGCCTTCTTGGCATGTATGATCGGCGCGAGTATGCCGGTAACCGGGTTTATCATTTGGTATAACCGTAAATGGGGAAGAAAAATCAAGAAACGCCAGGTTTGA
- a CDS encoding TonB-dependent receptor — MKRPLFFKLFSMILAAVTLLTFTAQAQNAASISGTVKTADGKPLEGVTVSVTELKLSTSTTDRGEFRFKRLPAGTHKITTKYLSLQSDAKEVTVAAGQNTQVDFVMVETLQQLEEVSISSGRTKTIASKRSDYIARMPLKNLENPQVYTVISKELLKEQLSIDIVSAVQNTPGAVAYTFPAGGVGIAFRGFVSGVNARNGMETSASRSSLDISNVERIEVLKGPSGTLFGAAVSSFGGVVNLVTKKPFDTTSVEVSYTAGSYNLNRLTADVNTPLNKDKTVLFRVNLAANKEASFLSYGFNNTYTIAPSLIYKSSDKLTFHFDAELFNAKGTRRTYNTYAAASGLRTPAELQLDYTTSMFHDDNNGKTSASKFFAQAEYVISDNWKSTTLFSFVGEDVDYSYQSYANWLSPTRAIRQVGMWGPISNNFTNLQQNFNGKFSTGIIKHNFLGGLNYRYYDGSRRAGGNVVTLDTINVTSTFAPIRRKAVDAIMPLYTTAIADQQTMSAYASDVISFTDRLSVMLSLRLERFERKKVGNTEGYKQTALSPKLGLVYQVVKDKVSLFGNYMNGFQNLAPVTQPDGNVLVLDPVYAKQYEGGVKAELIDKKLSMTASYYNIDIDNATRTEANFTVQDGKQRSKGVDIELIGNPVAGLTLVAGYAYNDNRIIKSSNPAIEGNKATTSPENVANFWATYTLQNRLKGLGLGFGVNYADKNFFTADNTFYMPSYTVYSGTVFYDQSKWRLGVKLNNISGKKYWDIGGNSQAPRNVMASLSFRF, encoded by the coding sequence ATGAAGAGACCTCTATTTTTTAAGCTATTCAGCATGATTCTTGCAGCCGTTACGCTGCTTACATTTACAGCCCAAGCACAAAACGCCGCCTCTATAAGCGGGACAGTTAAGACCGCCGACGGTAAGCCCTTAGAAGGGGTTACCGTATCCGTAACCGAACTAAAGTTATCCACCTCTACTACTGACCGGGGAGAGTTTCGCTTCAAGCGCCTTCCCGCCGGTACCCATAAAATCACGACCAAGTATTTGAGTTTGCAAAGTGATGCTAAAGAGGTCACTGTAGCAGCCGGACAGAATACTCAGGTGGATTTCGTGATGGTAGAGACTTTACAACAATTAGAGGAGGTAAGTATCTCATCGGGCAGAACAAAAACGATAGCCAGTAAAAGAAGCGATTATATTGCCCGTATGCCTTTGAAAAATCTTGAGAACCCGCAGGTTTATACGGTTATCAGCAAGGAGCTTTTAAAAGAGCAGTTATCGATCGATATTGTCAGCGCTGTACAAAACACGCCTGGTGCGGTCGCTTATACTTTTCCTGCCGGCGGTGTCGGTATCGCTTTCAGAGGTTTTGTAAGCGGAGTTAACGCCAGAAATGGTATGGAAACCTCAGCCAGTCGTTCATCACTGGATATTTCGAATGTAGAAAGGATCGAAGTCTTGAAAGGCCCATCAGGAACCCTATTCGGTGCTGCGGTCTCCTCATTTGGTGGTGTGGTCAACCTCGTGACTAAAAAGCCTTTTGATACCACAAGCGTGGAAGTGTCTTACACCGCAGGCAGCTATAACCTGAACAGGCTTACCGCTGATGTGAATACGCCGCTTAATAAAGATAAGACGGTTTTGTTCCGGGTGAACTTAGCTGCCAATAAAGAAGCGAGTTTTTTAAGCTATGGCTTCAACAATACCTACACCATCGCTCCGAGCCTTATCTACAAATCTTCTGACAAGCTCACCTTTCATTTTGACGCGGAACTTTTTAATGCCAAAGGCACACGTCGTACCTATAATACTTATGCCGCCGCTTCGGGGTTGAGAACGCCGGCCGAACTTCAATTGGACTATACGACATCTATGTTCCACGATGATAATAATGGTAAAACCTCCGCTTCCAAATTTTTCGCGCAGGCAGAATACGTTATCTCCGATAATTGGAAATCAACGACCCTGTTTTCATTTGTTGGTGAAGATGTAGATTACAGTTATCAATCCTATGCTAACTGGCTTTCGCCAACCCGTGCCATCAGGCAGGTGGGTATGTGGGGGCCGATATCCAATAACTTCACCAATTTGCAGCAAAACTTTAATGGTAAATTTTCAACAGGGATTATCAAACACAACTTCCTTGGTGGATTGAATTACAGGTATTACGATGGCAGCCGCCGGGCAGGTGGCAATGTCGTTACGCTTGATACGATAAACGTGACTTCCACTTTTGCACCGATCAGGCGGAAAGCGGTTGACGCCATCATGCCGCTTTATACGACAGCCATCGCAGACCAGCAAACGATGAGCGCCTATGCGTCTGACGTCATCAGCTTTACCGACAGGCTTTCAGTCATGTTGAGTTTGCGCTTGGAACGGTTCGAGCGCAAAAAGGTGGGTAATACCGAAGGCTATAAGCAAACGGCCCTGTCTCCCAAATTAGGGTTAGTCTACCAGGTCGTAAAAGATAAGGTTTCCCTGTTTGGGAATTACATGAACGGCTTTCAGAATCTCGCCCCGGTAACTCAGCCGGATGGCAATGTGCTGGTTTTGGACCCGGTTTACGCAAAGCAGTATGAAGGTGGCGTGAAAGCCGAACTGATCGATAAAAAGCTGAGCATGACCGCGAGCTATTATAATATAGATATCGACAATGCCACCCGAACTGAGGCAAACTTCACCGTTCAGGATGGTAAGCAAAGAAGCAAGGGTGTTGACATCGAGCTGATCGGCAACCCTGTTGCCGGCTTAACCCTGGTTGCCGGGTACGCCTATAATGATAACCGCATCATTAAATCATCTAACCCTGCTATCGAGGGTAATAAAGCCACGACCTCTCCTGAAAACGTCGCTAATTTCTGGGCGACTTATACCCTGCAAAACAGGTTGAAAGGTTTGGGCCTGGGTTTTGGGGTTAATTATGCTGACAAGAACTTCTTTACAGCTGATAATACCTTTTATATGCCATCCTATACCGTTTACAGTGGTACCGTGTTTTACGATCAAAGCAAGTGGAGACTGGGTGTTAAGCTTAATAATATCTCCGGGAAGAAATATTGGGACATTGGCGGTAACTCACAGGCACCAAGAAATGTAATGGCAAGCTTATCATTCAGATTTTAA
- a CDS encoding LytTR family transcriptional regulator DNA-binding domain-containing protein, whose translation MWSKDKGGFSKHQQRRHPDYQYAIAALEAMLPGTSIIRVHRSFIIATNKIVRTRMKKSMSQAA comes from the coding sequence ATCTGGTCAAAGGATAAAGGCGGCTTTAGTAAGCACCAGCAGCGTCGGCACCCTGATTACCAATATGCCATAGCAGCATTAGAAGCAATGCTGCCGGGGACCTCAATTATTCGGGTGCACCGATCTTTTATAATAGCGACTAACAAGATAGTTCGTACACGCATGAAGAAATCAATGTCGCAAGCGGCCTGA
- a CDS encoding FAD-dependent monooxygenase, translating into MNIIIIGGSIGGLCAGIALQEKGNQVNIYERSPGDMKDRGAGLVIQPDLMDYLIEKGIAPREVFGVPATQRQVLDDNGNTALIYPNDTIFTSWNYLWRRLKDFFPSANYFNGFELDKINDENGSVRAIFKNGEERTADLLIGADGFNSVVREYVAPNIHPLYAGYVAYRGLIPESELTKEEVAFFGDKFSIYSYENSHLLCYPVPGPNGELTEGKRLYNWVWYQNKTQKELDHLLTGKNGLKRDFTVPAGYLSKASQEDLNRTAYEQLPTVLRNRVLQTRQPFVQVILDMAVAQMYKGNVVVLGDAASLVRPHTASGTAKAYRDAITLAMNLEEHLDTQAALRFWSEQQLRHAKALTIHGQQLAARSGLGN; encoded by the coding sequence GTGAATATCATCATAATAGGCGGTTCCATCGGCGGACTATGCGCAGGTATTGCATTGCAAGAAAAAGGAAATCAGGTAAACATCTATGAACGCTCACCCGGCGATATGAAAGACCGTGGTGCCGGGTTGGTGATTCAGCCCGATCTGATGGATTACCTGATAGAAAAAGGCATAGCGCCACGGGAGGTATTTGGCGTACCGGCCACGCAGCGGCAGGTACTAGATGATAACGGTAATACAGCATTGATCTATCCTAATGATACTATATTTACATCCTGGAATTATTTGTGGCGTAGGCTAAAAGATTTCTTTCCATCGGCTAATTACTTCAACGGATTTGAACTGGATAAGATAAACGATGAAAATGGCAGCGTAAGGGCTATATTTAAAAACGGCGAGGAAAGAACTGCCGATTTGCTGATTGGTGCCGATGGCTTTAACTCGGTGGTGAGAGAATATGTAGCCCCCAACATTCACCCGCTATATGCCGGCTACGTTGCTTACCGGGGGCTGATTCCAGAAAGTGAATTAACTAAGGAAGAGGTGGCTTTCTTCGGCGACAAGTTTTCTATCTATTCTTATGAAAACTCACATCTGTTATGTTACCCGGTTCCGGGGCCTAATGGCGAATTAACAGAGGGTAAAAGATTATACAATTGGGTTTGGTATCAAAATAAAACACAGAAGGAATTAGACCACTTATTAACAGGTAAAAATGGCCTGAAACGTGATTTTACAGTTCCGGCCGGTTACTTGAGTAAGGCAAGTCAGGAAGACCTGAACCGAACTGCTTATGAACAACTGCCGACCGTATTGCGTAACCGCGTGCTGCAAACAAGGCAGCCATTTGTACAGGTGATCCTGGATATGGCCGTAGCCCAAATGTACAAGGGCAATGTTGTAGTTTTGGGAGATGCAGCAAGCCTGGTCAGGCCTCATACCGCTTCCGGAACGGCTAAGGCTTACCGGGATGCGATCACTTTAGCTATGAATCTTGAAGAACATCTGGATACGCAAGCAGCACTGCGGTTTTGGAGTGAACAGCAACTCCGCCATGCAAAAGCACTGACCATACATGGTCAGCAACTGGCTGCACGAAGTGGATTAGGGAATTGA